The following are encoded in a window of Polynucleobacter sp. VK25 genomic DNA:
- a CDS encoding exodeoxyribonuclease III gives MLRIISANLNGIRSAVKKGFLPWALKQKADFICMQELKAQRDDLEDAILNPDGMHGFFHHAEKKGYSGCGIYTPHKPDEVLYGYGNEEFDAEGRYVEARFKGLSVISVYMPSGSSSEERQEAKYRYLDSFLPHLVALKKSGREIVLCGDVNIAHQEIDLKNWKGNLKNSGFLPEERAWLTNLFSKVGYVDVYRQLEPEATDACYTWWSNRGQAYTKNVGWRIDYHITTPGIAATAKKTAVYKDEKFSDHAPLTVDYDWKI, from the coding sequence ATGTTACGCATCATTTCCGCGAACCTCAACGGTATCCGTTCTGCAGTCAAAAAAGGCTTTCTGCCATGGGCATTGAAGCAAAAAGCCGACTTCATTTGCATGCAAGAGCTTAAAGCCCAACGTGATGACCTAGAAGACGCCATTCTCAACCCTGATGGCATGCACGGGTTTTTCCATCACGCCGAGAAGAAGGGCTATAGCGGCTGCGGGATTTATACGCCCCATAAGCCAGACGAAGTCTTATATGGGTATGGCAATGAAGAGTTTGATGCGGAAGGACGCTACGTAGAGGCCCGTTTTAAAGGCTTATCAGTCATCTCTGTTTACATGCCCTCAGGCTCTAGCTCTGAGGAGCGCCAAGAGGCCAAATACCGCTATCTCGATAGTTTTCTGCCTCACCTTGTCGCCCTCAAAAAATCAGGGCGTGAAATCGTCCTATGCGGCGATGTCAATATTGCCCATCAAGAAATTGATCTAAAGAACTGGAAAGGCAATCTCAAGAATTCTGGCTTCTTACCGGAAGAGCGCGCATGGCTTACCAATCTCTTTAGCAAAGTGGGTTACGTCGATGTCTATCGACAGCTTGAGCCAGAGGCAACTGATGCTTGCTACACCTGGTGGAGCAATCGTGGCCAAGCCTATACTAAGAATGTTGGATGGCGCATTGACTATCACATCACTACACCCGGTATTGCTGCTACCGCTAAGAAAACTGCTGTCTACAAAGATGAAAAGTTTTCAGATCACGCGCCACTCACTGTGGACTACGACTGGAAAATTTAA
- the metK gene encoding methionine adenosyltransferase, with amino-acid sequence MANDYFFTSESVSEGHPDKVADQISDSILDAILAQDPTARVAAETLCNTGLVVLAGEITTNANVDYIQVARNTLREIGYDNTDYGIDYKGCAVLVAYDKQSPDIAQGVDKAHDDGLDQGAGDQGLMFGYACDETAELMPLPIHLSHRLVERQSQLRRDGRLNWLRPDAKSQVTLRYVDGKPDSIDTVVLSTQHDEDISLEKLREAVIEEIIKPVLPKHLIKGAINFLVNPTGRFVIGGPQGDCGLTGRKIIVDTYGGAAPHGGGAFSGKDPSKVDRSAAYAGRYVAKNVVAAGLASKCLIQISYAIGVAKPTSVMVSTFGTGKISDEKIAQLVSEHFDLRPKGIVKMLNLLRPIYKKTAAYGHFGREEPEFTWEQTDKAAALRAAAGL; translated from the coding sequence ATGGCAAATGATTACTTCTTTACCTCAGAATCTGTTTCTGAAGGTCACCCGGATAAAGTAGCAGACCAAATCTCTGATTCGATTCTTGATGCCATCTTGGCTCAAGATCCAACTGCACGAGTTGCAGCAGAAACTTTGTGCAACACCGGCTTAGTAGTTTTGGCTGGTGAAATTACAACCAACGCTAACGTTGATTACATCCAAGTTGCCCGCAATACTTTGCGTGAAATTGGCTACGACAACACTGACTACGGTATCGACTACAAAGGTTGTGCAGTATTGGTTGCTTATGACAAGCAAAGTCCCGATATCGCTCAAGGCGTTGATAAGGCCCATGATGATGGCCTGGATCAGGGCGCTGGCGACCAAGGCCTCATGTTTGGTTACGCATGTGATGAGACTGCAGAGCTGATGCCTTTGCCGATTCACTTGTCACATCGTTTGGTTGAGCGTCAATCACAATTGCGTCGCGATGGCCGTTTGAACTGGTTGCGTCCTGATGCGAAGTCACAAGTGACATTGCGTTATGTAGATGGCAAGCCTGACTCGATCGATACAGTTGTTTTGTCTACTCAGCACGATGAAGACATCTCTCTCGAGAAATTGCGCGAAGCAGTGATCGAAGAAATTATCAAACCAGTATTGCCTAAGCATTTGATCAAAGGCGCGATTAACTTTTTGGTGAACCCAACAGGTCGTTTCGTTATCGGCGGCCCACAAGGCGATTGCGGCTTAACTGGGCGAAAAATTATTGTAGATACCTACGGCGGCGCAGCTCCTCACGGTGGTGGTGCTTTCTCTGGTAAAGATCCATCTAAGGTTGATCGCTCTGCTGCATACGCTGGTCGTTATGTTGCGAAGAACGTAGTTGCTGCTGGTTTGGCAAGCAAGTGCTTGATTCAGATCTCTTACGCGATTGGCGTTGCAAAGCCAACTTCAGTGATGGTGAGCACATTTGGCACAGGCAAGATCTCCGATGAGAAGATTGCTCAATTGGTTTCTGAGCATTTTGACTTGCGTCCAAAAGGTATCGTGAAGATGTTGAATCTCTTGCGCCCAATTTACAAGAAGACTGCTGCTTATGGCCACTTTGGTCGTGAAGAGCCAGAATTTACTTGGGAGCAAACAGACAAAGCGGCTGCATTACGTGCCGCAGCAGGTCTGTAA
- the ahcY gene encoding adenosylhomocysteinase, which produces MNTVSDLNNFVATRCAIADISLADFGRKEIAIAETEMPGLIAIRDEFAAQQPLRGARITGSLHMTIQTAVLIETLEALGAEVQWASCNIFSTQDHAAAAIAANGTPVFAIKGETLEQYWDFTHRIFEWADGGYTNMILDDGGDATLLLHLGARAEKDQACLNHPTSEEETILFAAIKKKLAQDPTWYSTRLEKVKGVTEETTTGVHRLYQMFAKGDLKFPAINVNDSVTKSKFDNLYGCRESLVDAIKRATDVMVAGKVAVVCGYGDVGKGSAQALRALSAQVWVTEVDPICALQAAMEGYRVVTMDYAADKADIFVSATGNYHVITHDHMAKMKNQAIVCNIGHFDNEIDVAGIEKYKWEEIKPQVDHVIFPAANGKPEKRIIILAKGRLVNLGCGTGHPSYVMSSSFANQVIAQIELWNAVGTDKYPVGVYTLPKHLDEKVARLQLKTLNAELTVLSDQQASYIGVTKQGPYKADHYRY; this is translated from the coding sequence ATGAATACCGTTTCTGATTTAAATAACTTTGTAGCAACTCGTTGCGCAATTGCTGATATTTCTTTAGCTGACTTTGGTCGTAAAGAAATCGCGATTGCTGAAACTGAGATGCCTGGCCTGATTGCCATTCGCGATGAATTTGCTGCACAACAGCCATTGCGTGGCGCACGTATTACGGGCTCTTTGCACATGACTATTCAAACTGCAGTATTAATCGAGACGCTTGAAGCGCTCGGCGCTGAAGTTCAGTGGGCATCTTGCAATATTTTCTCTACACAAGACCATGCTGCTGCGGCAATCGCTGCTAATGGCACACCAGTGTTTGCGATCAAAGGCGAAACCCTCGAGCAGTATTGGGACTTTACTCACCGCATTTTTGAGTGGGCTGACGGTGGTTACACCAATATGATTTTGGATGACGGTGGCGACGCTACTTTGTTGTTGCACCTTGGCGCACGCGCTGAGAAAGATCAAGCTTGCTTGAATCATCCGACTAGTGAAGAAGAAACTATTTTGTTTGCTGCCATCAAGAAAAAATTGGCACAAGACCCAACTTGGTATTCAACACGCTTAGAAAAAGTTAAGGGCGTTACTGAAGAAACTACTACAGGCGTACATCGCTTGTATCAAATGTTTGCTAAGGGTGATTTGAAGTTCCCTGCAATCAACGTAAACGATTCTGTTACTAAGAGCAAATTCGACAACCTCTATGGTTGCCGTGAGTCTTTAGTAGATGCGATCAAACGTGCTACTGACGTGATGGTGGCCGGTAAGGTTGCAGTAGTTTGTGGCTACGGCGATGTGGGTAAGGGTTCAGCTCAAGCCTTGCGCGCTTTGTCTGCTCAAGTTTGGGTTACTGAAGTAGATCCAATTTGTGCATTGCAAGCTGCAATGGAAGGCTATCGTGTTGTAACAATGGATTACGCTGCTGATAAAGCCGATATCTTTGTTTCTGCAACGGGCAATTACCACGTGATTACACATGACCACATGGCTAAGATGAAGAATCAAGCCATCGTTTGTAACATCGGCCACTTTGATAATGAGATCGATGTTGCTGGTATTGAAAAATACAAGTGGGAAGAAATCAAGCCACAAGTTGATCATGTGATTTTCCCAGCTGCCAATGGCAAGCCTGAGAAGCGCATCATCATTTTGGCTAAAGGCCGTCTGGTTAACTTGGGTTGCGGTACAGGACATCCTTCTTACGTAATGAGCTCTTCATTTGCTAACCAAGTGATTGCACAGATTGAACTGTGGAATGCAGTAGGTACAGATAAATACCCAGTCGGCGTTTACACATTGCCTAAGCATTTGGATGAGAAGGTTGCTCGTTTACAGCTCAAGACTCTGAATGCAGAGTTAACAGTGTTGTCAGACCAGCAAGCCTCTTACATTGGCGTAACGAAGCAAGGCCCTTACAAGGCTGACCACTATCGTTATTAA
- the dapF gene encoding diaminopimelate epimerase, translated as MHGAGNDFIVLNGINQDLSGISKEQWQALAHRQFGIGADQILLVEKATRPDADFRYRIFNSDGGEVEQCGNGSRCFVRFVLDQGLSNKNPLRVEVAHTVLTLKSHPDGQVEVDMGAPIFEHSHIPFNANGLASVQEFQETLYALPLNHPATHDSLVGVLSMGNPHAVQVVGDVDSAPVLEEGPEIERFVAFPKKVNVGYMQAINRNAIKLRVFERGAGETLACGTGACAAVVSGIRRGLLDSPVKVHTRGGDLLIAWAGVIEGVAQPVIMTGPAVTVFEGETEI; from the coding sequence ATGCATGGTGCTGGCAATGATTTCATTGTGCTCAATGGCATTAATCAAGATCTCAGTGGCATTAGCAAGGAACAATGGCAAGCGTTAGCGCATCGTCAATTTGGCATTGGCGCCGATCAAATTCTTTTAGTTGAAAAAGCAACGCGTCCTGATGCGGACTTTAGATATCGCATCTTCAATTCTGACGGCGGTGAAGTCGAGCAATGCGGCAACGGCTCACGTTGCTTCGTGCGTTTTGTGTTGGATCAAGGCTTATCTAACAAGAACCCTTTGCGGGTTGAAGTTGCACACACCGTTCTGACCCTCAAATCCCATCCCGATGGCCAGGTTGAGGTAGATATGGGTGCACCTATTTTTGAACATAGTCATATTCCATTTAACGCAAATGGTTTGGCAAGTGTCCAAGAGTTTCAAGAAACGCTCTATGCACTTCCTCTGAACCACCCTGCTACCCACGACAGTTTGGTTGGCGTTTTATCCATGGGCAACCCACATGCAGTGCAAGTGGTTGGTGATGTTGATAGCGCACCCGTGCTAGAGGAAGGCCCTGAGATTGAACGGTTTGTGGCGTTTCCAAAAAAGGTAAACGTCGGTTATATGCAAGCGATCAATCGCAATGCAATCAAGTTGCGCGTTTTCGAACGTGGCGCTGGGGAAACCTTAGCCTGTGGAACTGGCGCTTGTGCGGCGGTTGTTTCAGGAATACGCAGAGGCTTATTGGATTCACCAGTAAAAGTACATACCCGTGGCGGAGACCTGCTGATTGCTTGGGCTGGAGTCATTGAGGGGGTTGCTCAACCCGTCATCATGACTGGTCCAGCGGTTACCGTCTTTGAGGGTGAAACAGAAATCTAA
- a CDS encoding lysophospholipid acyltransferase family protein, with translation MRKLLLKLCLNTIAVLPLALVQLIGASLGMLAYVGSKQYRSLFRPQYEAVVNTRGLPLKLWEAVRASGMLFSDSLWIWRNPQKALSLVEVQNWDVVEAAIGEGHGLVMLTPHLGGFEIIPRVLAQHFPATILYRPSRQEWLNEVVEEGRAYPNMHFVPTNLNGVRQMTRALTRGEAIGILPDQVPSGGEGVWVPFFGRPAYTTPLPARLANRNSTPVVMFTAKRKGLGQGWLMQATRLAPLSEDANIAAAELNVAIENAVLVAPEQFIWSYNRYKHPAGAELPPSN, from the coding sequence GTGAGAAAACTCCTACTTAAGCTCTGCCTCAATACGATTGCCGTGCTTCCACTTGCGCTTGTACAGCTTATTGGGGCTTCTTTAGGCATGCTGGCATATGTTGGCTCAAAACAGTACCGCTCACTTTTTCGCCCTCAATATGAAGCTGTTGTGAATACACGTGGCTTGCCACTCAAGCTATGGGAAGCGGTGCGCGCCTCCGGAATGTTGTTTTCAGACAGCTTGTGGATTTGGCGGAATCCACAAAAAGCCCTCTCATTAGTAGAAGTGCAAAACTGGGATGTAGTTGAAGCAGCAATCGGCGAAGGGCATGGCTTGGTGATGCTGACACCTCACCTCGGTGGCTTTGAAATCATCCCGCGCGTACTTGCCCAACATTTCCCAGCAACGATTCTTTACCGACCCTCACGCCAAGAATGGCTTAATGAGGTAGTAGAAGAGGGTCGCGCCTACCCTAATATGCATTTCGTTCCAACCAACCTCAATGGCGTGCGCCAAATGACTAGAGCGCTCACACGCGGCGAGGCTATTGGCATTCTTCCGGATCAGGTACCCAGTGGCGGTGAAGGTGTGTGGGTTCCGTTCTTCGGGCGCCCCGCGTACACAACACCATTACCGGCGCGTCTTGCCAATCGCAATAGCACGCCAGTAGTGATGTTTACCGCTAAGCGCAAAGGCCTTGGCCAGGGCTGGCTCATGCAAGCAACCCGTCTTGCGCCTTTATCTGAAGATGCCAACATTGCTGCTGCAGAACTCAATGTCGCTATTGAAAATGCAGTTCTCGTCGCGCCAGAACAATTCATTTGGTCATATAACCGCTACAAGCATCCCGCCGGTGCAGAATTGCCTCCAAGCAATTAA
- the pyrE gene encoding orotate phosphoribosyltransferase: MSSNNSNQDNFIRFALEAKVLSFGEFKTKAGRLSPYFFNAGEFNDGARLSALGRYYAKALQESKLQFDMLYGPAYKGITLAAATAIALADNGVNVPYAYNRKEAKDHGEGGMLVGAPVKGRVVIIDDVISAGTSVRESVDLIRKAGAEPAAVLIALDRMERSGNAVDIGEKSAVQAVEQEFGLPVITIANLTGLMSFLMASSDTQLTNYLPAVKAYRDKYGI, translated from the coding sequence ATGAGCTCAAATAATTCAAATCAAGATAACTTTATTCGTTTTGCCTTGGAGGCAAAGGTTTTGTCCTTCGGAGAGTTTAAAACTAAAGCCGGAAGACTCTCGCCTTATTTCTTTAATGCGGGTGAATTTAATGATGGTGCTCGCTTAAGTGCCTTGGGTCGCTACTACGCTAAAGCCTTGCAAGAATCTAAGCTGCAATTCGACATGCTTTATGGCCCTGCATATAAGGGAATCACGCTTGCAGCAGCCACGGCTATCGCTTTAGCCGATAACGGTGTCAACGTGCCTTATGCCTACAACCGCAAAGAAGCCAAAGATCATGGTGAAGGCGGTATGTTAGTTGGGGCACCAGTCAAAGGCCGAGTTGTCATTATTGATGACGTCATTTCTGCCGGTACTTCAGTCAGGGAATCTGTCGATCTCATTCGAAAAGCTGGAGCAGAGCCTGCGGCAGTATTAATTGCTTTAGATCGGATGGAGCGCTCAGGCAATGCGGTGGATATTGGCGAAAAATCTGCTGTGCAAGCAGTTGAGCAAGAGTTTGGTTTGCCAGTGATTACGATTGCCAACTTGACTGGATTAATGTCGTTCTTGATGGCCTCAAGTGACACTCAGCTCACAAATTATTTACCAGCAGTAAAAGCCTATCGCGATAAATATGGCATCTAA
- a CDS encoding lipid A biosynthesis acyltransferase has product MTWLQNLFNFLALSLLRLFAFLPYTITVHVGYGLGWLAAHIPNSRTHVVKTNLRLCFPNLSAKEIDDLAIEHWKLFGRSVLERSRIWLGSGKQITDIVTIKSAITLGDRKPRLLINPHFVGLEGGFMALSVLATQHDWPRGAGLYQNMKNPFFNQKMIEWRNRFGGKSIERQSRLRDLIREIQTGNFIFIAPDIDLGPRDSVFVPFFGIQTNTITSVSRLARLSGAEVCLMTTILNNDRKAYTCHISEPLPNFPSDDVEKDTARLNEYIEELVRERPAEYYWVHKRFKHRPEGEASLYD; this is encoded by the coding sequence ATGACCTGGTTACAAAACCTTTTCAATTTCTTGGCGCTCAGTCTTCTGCGCCTCTTCGCCTTTCTACCTTATACGATTACCGTCCATGTGGGCTATGGCCTAGGTTGGCTTGCCGCCCATATTCCGAATAGCCGCACCCATGTAGTGAAAACCAATTTACGTTTGTGCTTTCCAAATCTAAGCGCAAAAGAAATTGACGATCTCGCCATTGAGCACTGGAAACTATTTGGCCGTAGCGTACTCGAGAGAAGTCGAATCTGGCTTGGTAGCGGCAAACAAATTACCGACATTGTCACCATTAAATCAGCCATCACCTTAGGGGATCGCAAGCCGCGCCTACTCATTAACCCACACTTTGTTGGCCTTGAAGGTGGCTTCATGGCCCTATCAGTCTTGGCCACTCAACACGACTGGCCTCGTGGCGCAGGGCTTTATCAAAATATGAAAAATCCTTTCTTCAATCAAAAAATGATTGAGTGGAGAAATCGTTTTGGTGGAAAGTCAATTGAAAGACAAAGTCGCTTACGCGATCTCATCCGAGAAATTCAAACGGGCAACTTTATTTTCATTGCGCCCGATATTGATTTAGGTCCGCGGGACTCGGTCTTCGTGCCCTTCTTTGGCATTCAGACCAACACCATCACTTCCGTATCTCGCCTGGCAAGGCTTAGCGGTGCTGAGGTCTGCTTAATGACGACCATACTAAATAATGATCGTAAAGCCTACACCTGTCACATCAGCGAACCTTTGCCGAACTTTCCAAGCGATGATGTTGAAAAAGATACGGCACGTTTAAATGAATATATCGAAGAGCTTGTTCGCGAAAGACCGGCAGAGTACTATTGGGTACATAAGCGTTTTAAACACAGACCCGAAGGCGAAGCTAGTCTTTACGATTAA